The Candidatus Kryptonium sp. genome contains a region encoding:
- a CDS encoding MBL fold metallo-hydrolase, with product MKLKIWGCRGSIPTPGKDTVRYGGNTPCVELKLNDNDLIILDSGTGIKNLGNYLIRKGESIKAYIMITHPHWDHIQGFPFFKPLFISGNEFTIVGSGARTKTLEQIVADQMDRVYFPVRLSELKATIKFLQVGEEEFKIYDATVQTIYVNHPGFTLGYRITYDNKTIVYISDNEPFDREITPYLFNWEKEVVEKFDKISGDPNKRIFEFVKGADLLIHDTTYTPEEYVEKVGWGHSHYLFTLRVAHEGGVKRLLLFHHDHTHTDNMIDEIYEHCKNEVKKKKYKFDLLVASEGMEIKI from the coding sequence ATGAAATTAAAAATTTGGGGTTGTAGGGGTTCTATCCCTACACCAGGAAAGGACACGGTTCGTTACGGGGGGAACACTCCCTGCGTTGAACTTAAACTTAATGATAATGACCTTATCATTCTTGACTCTGGTACAGGGATAAAAAATCTTGGCAACTACTTGATTCGCAAGGGTGAATCCATCAAGGCATATATTATGATAACTCATCCACACTGGGATCATATTCAAGGATTTCCATTTTTCAAACCGCTTTTTATCTCAGGAAATGAATTTACAATAGTTGGTTCGGGAGCAAGGACAAAAACATTAGAGCAAATTGTTGCAGACCAGATGGATAGAGTTTATTTTCCAGTTAGATTAAGCGAATTGAAAGCGACGATAAAATTTTTACAAGTTGGCGAGGAAGAATTTAAAATTTATGATGCGACAGTTCAAACAATCTATGTCAACCATCCAGGATTCACACTTGGATATAGGATAACTTACGATAACAAAACGATTGTATATATAAGCGATAACGAGCCATTTGATAGGGAAATAACGCCATATCTTTTCAACTGGGAAAAAGAAGTTGTGGAAAAATTTGATAAAATTTCAGGAGATCCCAACAAAAGAATTTTTGAATTTGTAAAAGGCGCTGATCTTTTGATTCACGATACAACTTACACTCCTGAAGAATATGTTGAAAAAGTTGGATGGGGACACTCCCATTATCTGTTCACATTGAGAGTTGCCCACGAAGGTGGTGTGAAAAGACTTTTGCTTTTCCATCACGACCATACTCACACGGATAATATGATAGACGAAATCTACGAGCATTGCAAAAACGAAGTCAAAAAGAAAAAATACAAATTTGATCTACTCGTCGCTTCAGAGGGCATGGAAATAAAAATTTAG
- a CDS encoding DUF3108 domain-containing protein, whose protein sequence is MLFIIVLIFALSTPFQQEFEKFDKAFNTSFLQVGEELVYEVKYLFFKLGQIRFRVVDKFVENGVELYKVRVRVDSYSVPFVEIHADFEAVFDSRFVAKRYRSEQHERKYYQSVKYQFVENLSAYVVEKNYYNFEYNTKGRKIDTVKISTMYCDGPSLFYYARSNVNQTKTLVVPTFIEGTKGITIINFGKRKTKIKLDVLNKPIDAYEIDGKASYVGFFGLTGDFVGWISADERAIPLRGKLKVFVGSVVVELKSWSGPWKVAQKN, encoded by the coding sequence ATGCTATTTATCATTGTTTTAATTTTTGCGCTTTCAACACCTTTTCAGCAAGAATTTGAAAAATTTGACAAGGCATTTAACACATCATTTCTACAAGTCGGAGAAGAACTTGTTTATGAAGTTAAATATCTTTTTTTTAAACTTGGTCAGATAAGGTTCCGAGTTGTTGATAAGTTCGTTGAAAATGGAGTTGAACTTTACAAGGTCAGGGTGAGAGTTGATTCTTATTCAGTTCCCTTTGTTGAAATTCACGCTGATTTTGAAGCGGTTTTTGATTCAAGATTTGTTGCAAAAAGATACCGCAGCGAACAACACGAGCGAAAGTATTATCAAAGCGTTAAATATCAGTTTGTTGAAAATCTGTCTGCTTATGTAGTTGAGAAAAATTATTATAACTTTGAATATAACACGAAAGGGCGTAAGATAGATACCGTTAAAATTTCAACGATGTATTGCGACGGCCCGTCTCTTTTTTATTACGCAAGATCAAATGTAAATCAAACGAAGACATTGGTTGTCCCAACCTTCATTGAAGGGACAAAAGGGATCACAATTATAAACTTTGGCAAGAGAAAGACGAAAATAAAGTTGGATGTTTTAAATAAACCGATTGATGCTTACGAAATAGATGGTAAAGCAAGCTATGTTGGATTTTTTGGTTTAACTGGGGACTTCGTTGGTTGGATAAGCGCAGATGAAAGAGCAATTCCATTAAGAGGTAAATTAAAAGTTTTTGTTGGAAGCGTCGTTGTTGAGCTAAAAAGTTGGAGTGGTCCTTGGAAGGTAGCCCAAAAGAATTAG
- a CDS encoding gamma carbonic anhydrase family protein has protein sequence MKILPHKGKFPQIDESVFIAEGAVIIGDVIIEKDSNIWFNAVIRGDVNYIRIGERTNIQDGCILHVTTEKFPLIIGNDVTVGHGAILHGAIIRDRCLIGMGAIVLDGAEVRPYAFVAAGSLVKQGFVVPEGTLVAGVPAKVVRELTEDEKKAIEESALHYVELSREYKNLKGVSYEIKNLGL, from the coding sequence ATGAAGATACTACCACATAAAGGCAAATTCCCACAAATTGATGAATCGGTCTTTATAGCCGAAGGCGCTGTGATAATCGGTGATGTCATAATTGAAAAAGATTCAAATATATGGTTCAACGCCGTAATTCGCGGCGATGTGAATTACATAAGAATTGGTGAAAGAACGAACATTCAAGATGGTTGCATTCTTCATGTGACAACAGAAAAATTTCCGTTGATCATTGGGAATGATGTAACAGTCGGACATGGTGCAATTTTACACGGAGCCATAATTCGCGATAGATGCCTAATTGGAATGGGCGCTATAGTCCTTGATGGGGCGGAAGTAAGACCTTATGCTTTCGTTGCAGCTGGCTCGCTCGTAAAACAAGGATTTGTGGTTCCAGAAGGAACACTTGTCGCAGGCGTTCCAGCAAAGGTCGTAAGAGAATTAACGGAAGATGAAAAGAAAGCGATTGAGGAATCAGCTTTACACTATGTTGAACTTTCAAGGGAATATAAGAATTTAAAGGGGGTAAGTTATGAAATTAAAAATTTGGGGTTGTAG
- a CDS encoding uracil-DNA glycosylase produces MKNEIKKVLDEAKRYFLQQESLFGDEIILPKNKTIDEKEQERPKEKLIEKSSDELFGVDPTWIEAKTLGELEGKIKNCVKCPLGKMRTNFVFGVGNPNSEVVFIGEAPGADEDLQGEPFVGRAGQLLNQLLANVGFRRDEVYICNVLKCRPPGNRDPQPSEIEACSPYLIKQLEIIKPKLIVSLGRFPVQTLLKTNASLTSLRGQIFEWRGIKMIATYHPAAALRNQQWKRPLLEDLRKAREILLTK; encoded by the coding sequence ATGAAAAATGAAATAAAAAAAGTTTTGGACGAAGCTAAGCGATATTTTCTTCAACAGGAGAGTTTATTTGGAGATGAGATAATTTTACCGAAGAACAAAACAATAGATGAAAAAGAACAAGAGCGACCTAAAGAAAAATTGATTGAAAAATCTTCGGATGAGCTGTTTGGTGTTGATCCAACTTGGATAGAGGCAAAAACGCTTGGCGAACTTGAAGGGAAGATTAAAAATTGTGTTAAGTGTCCGCTTGGTAAAATGAGAACAAACTTTGTTTTCGGTGTTGGAAATCCTAACTCGGAAGTTGTCTTTATAGGTGAAGCTCCTGGAGCCGATGAAGATTTACAAGGTGAGCCGTTTGTTGGAAGAGCAGGGCAACTTTTAAATCAACTCCTTGCGAATGTCGGCTTTAGAAGGGATGAAGTTTACATATGTAATGTCCTCAAATGTCGTCCGCCGGGAAATCGTGATCCACAACCATCTGAAATAGAAGCCTGTAGTCCGTATCTTATAAAACAACTTGAGATAATAAAGCCAAAATTGATTGTTTCGCTTGGGCGTTTTCCAGTGCAAACACTTTTAAAGACGAACGCATCTCTTACCTCGCTTCGTGGTCAAATTTTTGAATGGCGCGGAATAAAAATGATAGCAACATATCATCCAGCAGCTGCTTTAAGAAATCAACAATGGAAACGACCACTTCTTGAAGATTTGCGCAAGGCAAGAGAAATCCTTTTGACAAAATAA
- a CDS encoding YifB family Mg chelatase-like AAA ATPase yields the protein MLSQVLSASTYGIDAFLVKVETHIEQGLFSFTIVGLPDSSVKESRERVNAAIKNSGFKFPNKKITVNLAPADVKKEGSHFDLPIAIGILSATDQIQSDILDKFIILGELALDGTLRPIHGALPIAILARNSDLKGVILPKENAKEAAIVSEIEVYPMSSLTEVVNFLNGEYRILNPFKVDINEIFNQESRYTIDFADVKGQENVKRALEVAAAGGHNVIMIGPPGSGKTMLAKRLPTILPPMTLEEALETTKIHSVAGLLPPDTALVATRPFRAPHHTISDSALVGGGTIPRPGEISLAHHGVLFLDELPEFNRNVLEVLRQPLEDKKVTISRTKMTVEYPANFMLVCAMNPCPCGNLGNPYQQCTCSPAQIQKYMGKISGPLLDRIDIHIEVPAVKYSELVSKSTGETSSQIRERVIKAREIQLQRFKGRKNLFKNADMQTKEIREFCKIDPEGELILKNAITKLGLSARAYDKILKVARTIADLAGSQNIKPEHLSEAIQYRSLDRSMWGLIP from the coding sequence ATGCTTTCCCAAGTTTTGAGCGCTTCAACTTATGGGATAGATGCGTTTTTGGTAAAAGTAGAAACTCACATTGAACAAGGATTATTTTCGTTCACAATCGTTGGCTTGCCAGATAGCTCGGTTAAGGAAAGTCGTGAAAGAGTTAACGCTGCGATTAAAAATTCAGGGTTTAAGTTTCCAAACAAGAAAATAACCGTAAATTTAGCACCAGCTGATGTAAAAAAAGAAGGTTCACATTTTGACTTGCCGATAGCAATTGGAATCTTATCCGCAACCGACCAAATTCAATCTGACATACTTGATAAATTTATAATTCTTGGAGAATTAGCACTTGATGGAACATTGAGACCAATACATGGTGCTCTTCCGATCGCTATTTTAGCAAGGAATTCTGATTTAAAAGGTGTAATTCTCCCAAAAGAAAATGCGAAGGAGGCGGCGATAGTTTCAGAAATAGAAGTTTATCCGATGAGTTCGCTAACAGAAGTGGTGAATTTTTTGAATGGGGAGTATAGAATTTTGAATCCATTCAAAGTTGACATAAATGAGATTTTCAATCAAGAAAGCAGATATACGATTGATTTCGCAGATGTCAAGGGACAGGAAAATGTCAAGCGAGCTCTTGAGGTTGCAGCCGCCGGAGGACATAATGTTATAATGATCGGACCCCCGGGGAGTGGTAAAACGATGCTTGCGAAGCGACTTCCAACAATTTTACCACCAATGACGCTTGAGGAAGCTCTTGAAACGACTAAAATTCATTCAGTTGCTGGGCTTCTACCACCAGATACAGCTCTTGTTGCAACGCGTCCATTCCGAGCCCCGCATCACACAATTTCTGATTCAGCTCTTGTTGGAGGTGGGACAATACCACGACCTGGTGAAATTTCGCTTGCTCATCACGGAGTTTTATTTCTTGATGAACTTCCTGAATTTAATCGCAATGTTCTTGAAGTTTTAAGACAACCGCTTGAAGATAAAAAAGTCACTATAAGCAGAACAAAGATGACGGTTGAATATCCTGCTAACTTCATGCTCGTCTGCGCAATGAATCCGTGTCCGTGTGGAAATCTCGGCAATCCATACCAGCAGTGCACTTGCTCCCCAGCGCAAATTCAAAAATATATGGGAAAAATTTCTGGACCACTTCTTGATAGAATTGACATCCATATTGAAGTTCCCGCTGTTAAATACTCTGAACTCGTTAGCAAATCCACAGGCGAGACATCATCACAAATAAGAGAAAGGGTAATAAAAGCTAGGGAGATACAGCTTCAAAGATTTAAAGGGCGAAAGAATCTTTTCAAAAATGCAGATATGCAAACCAAGGAGATTCGTGAGTTTTGTAAGATTGATCCCGAGGGCGAGTTAATTTTGAAAAATGCGATCACAAAACTTGGGCTTTCTGCCCGTGCTTACGATAAAATACTTAAAGTTGCAAGGACAATCGCAGATCTTGCCGGAAGCCAAAACATAAAACCTGAACATTTAAGCGAAGCAATTCAATATCGTAGCCTTGATAGAAGTATGTGGGGACTTATTCCTTGA
- a CDS encoding replicative DNA helicase, translating into MAIEKGLKQEFPLEKITKDYKLTSAQEPKEIVPKVLPQAQEIEIAVLSAMIIDPDCIPNVVEILKPECFYKEEHQIIYRAIVDLFTAGKSVDLFLLTQELKKNGLLEKVGGAAYLTEISNAVATSANVQEYARVIHDKYILRELIRMSNIVANLAFKEDTDAFELLDFTEQKLLEISAEKFKSEAVTLKKSLKEVLEKYEVINREKRHLTGVPSGFPEIDALTGGFQKSDLIIIAGRPGMGKTAFALSIARNAAVEGKVPVGIFSLEMSLEQITLRLICMETNVDMHALRTGRLTPEEWQKISGLVGRISDAPIFIDDTPALSTLELRAKARRLKAEHDIGLIIVDYLQLMQSPKAESREREISMISRSLKSLAKELEIPVIALSQLRRAVEERGDKRPMLSDLRESGCLTGDTLILNAETGELIPIKEVAEKKLKFKVLTINEHGHVEPKKLLKAFYSGKKLVYLLKTRTGREIKASANHPFYTFDGWKALEELEIGERIALPKEIRIEIKNEFLSDDEVIFLAHLLGAKDRSIHYIIGNSSSIRFLTQIVERLFGVKPKVAKEKGRWIIYLPTSSILNWFDKLGYDLAEFNEKGLPSCIFKLSNNKIALFLHHFLKATGNVSFERLNDDENELLSMCYSTTSEVLARQVQHLLLRVGVQSCLEKEQKKSISIYRVYIRGDENIVKFLIKIKHFGKEEAKVKMIWQNIFEARKLKQMILLYRFSEAMAMVYKNSNLPNHSVILRGMMLLNNLNQRSQTKNDIFWDEVVEIKPLGVEDVYDATIEENHNFLANDIFVHNSLEQDADVVIFVHRPEYYGITAYEDGAPTEGTAEIIISKQRNGPIGSVRLSFLKHSTKFARLEISRREFEEEPFEGPLTPGGPPF; encoded by the coding sequence ATGGCGATTGAAAAAGGATTGAAACAAGAGTTCCCATTGGAAAAAATAACCAAAGATTATAAACTAACATCTGCCCAAGAACCAAAGGAAATTGTTCCTAAGGTCTTACCTCAAGCGCAGGAAATTGAGATCGCTGTTCTTTCTGCGATGATAATTGATCCTGATTGTATTCCAAATGTAGTTGAGATTTTAAAACCGGAATGTTTCTATAAGGAGGAACATCAAATAATTTACAGAGCAATCGTTGATCTTTTCACGGCGGGCAAATCAGTTGATTTGTTTCTTTTAACTCAAGAATTGAAAAAAAATGGTTTGCTTGAAAAAGTAGGTGGTGCTGCGTATTTAACGGAGATCTCAAATGCGGTTGCCACTTCTGCAAATGTTCAAGAATATGCGCGTGTTATTCACGACAAATATATCCTTCGTGAGCTTATTAGAATGTCAAACATAGTCGCAAATCTTGCGTTTAAGGAGGACACAGACGCGTTTGAATTACTTGATTTCACGGAGCAAAAATTGCTTGAGATTTCAGCTGAAAAGTTTAAGTCTGAAGCTGTAACACTCAAGAAGTCATTAAAGGAGGTTCTTGAAAAATATGAGGTAATAAATCGCGAAAAACGGCATCTTACGGGTGTTCCAAGTGGATTCCCCGAGATTGATGCATTGACGGGTGGTTTTCAAAAATCTGATTTGATAATAATTGCTGGACGACCTGGGATGGGTAAAACTGCTTTTGCTCTTTCAATCGCAAGGAATGCAGCGGTTGAAGGTAAAGTGCCAGTTGGTATATTTTCGCTTGAGATGTCGCTTGAGCAGATAACTTTGAGATTAATTTGTATGGAAACAAATGTTGATATGCATGCTCTAAGAACGGGAAGATTAACTCCAGAGGAGTGGCAAAAAATATCTGGACTTGTTGGTAGAATAAGCGATGCTCCGATTTTCATTGATGATACTCCCGCTTTGAGCACACTTGAACTTCGCGCTAAAGCAAGACGCTTAAAAGCTGAACACGATATTGGACTTATAATTGTGGATTACCTTCAACTTATGCAATCACCAAAAGCTGAATCAAGGGAACGGGAAATTTCAATGATATCAAGGTCTCTGAAATCGCTCGCAAAGGAGCTTGAAATTCCAGTAATTGCACTTTCACAGCTTAGAAGAGCGGTTGAGGAAAGAGGTGATAAAAGACCAATGCTTTCTGATTTGAGAGAGAGCGGATGTCTTACAGGGGATACTTTAATTTTAAATGCTGAAACAGGTGAACTTATTCCTATAAAAGAAGTTGCGGAGAAGAAACTTAAATTTAAAGTGCTAACCATCAACGAACACGGTCATGTTGAGCCGAAAAAGCTTTTGAAGGCATTTTACAGTGGTAAAAAACTTGTTTATCTTTTGAAGACGCGCACGGGTAGAGAAATAAAAGCATCAGCAAACCATCCTTTCTATACATTTGATGGGTGGAAAGCACTTGAAGAACTTGAAATCGGTGAACGAATCGCTCTGCCGAAGGAAATTCGCATTGAAATTAAAAATGAATTTTTAAGCGATGATGAAGTAATCTTTCTTGCGCATTTGCTTGGTGCTAAAGATAGATCAATCCATTACATCATCGGGAACAGCTCATCAATAAGGTTTTTGACTCAAATAGTTGAGCGTTTATTCGGTGTTAAACCAAAGGTTGCTAAGGAGAAGGGACGGTGGATTATTTATTTACCAACTTCTTCTATTTTGAATTGGTTTGATAAACTTGGCTATGATCTTGCTGAGTTTAACGAGAAAGGTTTGCCCTCTTGTATTTTCAAACTTTCAAACAACAAGATTGCTCTGTTTCTACATCATTTCTTGAAGGCAACTGGAAATGTTTCTTTTGAAAGATTAAACGATGACGAAAATGAATTGTTAAGTATGTGCTACTCAACAACAAGCGAGGTTTTAGCTCGCCAGGTTCAACATCTTCTTTTAAGAGTTGGTGTTCAAAGCTGTTTAGAGAAAGAGCAAAAAAAGAGCATATCAATTTACCGCGTTTATATCCGTGGCGATGAAAACATTGTTAAATTTTTGATAAAGATTAAGCACTTTGGCAAGGAGGAAGCGAAAGTAAAGATGATTTGGCAAAACATATTTGAAGCAAGAAAATTAAAACAAATGATTTTGTTGTATAGGTTCAGTGAGGCGATGGCAATGGTTTACAAGAATTCTAACTTGCCTAATCATAGTGTTATATTGAGAGGTATGATGCTTTTAAATAATTTGAATCAAAGGTCTCAAACCAAAAATGACATCTTCTGGGATGAGGTTGTTGAGATCAAACCTCTTGGCGTTGAAGATGTTTATGATGCAACGATTGAAGAAAATCATAATTTCTTAGCTAACGACATATTCGTTCACAACAGCCTTGAGCAAGATGCAGATGTTGTTATCTTTGTTCATAGACCTGAATATTATGGGATAACTGCATATGAAGATGGGGCACCAACGGAGGGGACAGCGGAAATTATCATAAGCAAGCAAAGGAACGGACCAATTGGAAGCGTGCGATTGAGTTTCTTGAAGCATTCAACAAAATTTGCGCGACTTGAAATTTCAAGAAGAGAATTTGAGGAAGAACCTTTTGAAGGGCCGCTTACGCCGGGCGGGCCTCCATTTTAA
- a CDS encoding helix-turn-helix domain-containing protein encodes MGIKRTLYLTQEEKNELLKILNETEVNSISNRRAKAVLLKSEGKSLKEISREIGLTKQAVHNIVKLFEKNGLDAVLPKKRGKKEKFAEEKQQIINLVSEFAPFEFGIEKRYWTLRTIVKAMKKIYNVEISVGSVRKILQDNRINLKAIRNKYAKRKLSDYLKE; translated from the coding sequence ATGGGCATAAAACGAACGCTATACCTAACACAAGAGGAAAAGAATGAACTACTCAAAATCTTAAATGAAACAGAAGTTAACTCAATCTCCAATCGCAGAGCTAAAGCTGTTCTGTTGAAATCAGAGGGCAAATCGCTGAAAGAAATATCACGAGAAATAGGTCTAACGAAACAAGCTGTTCACAACATAGTAAAACTTTTTGAGAAAAATGGTTTAGATGCAGTTCTACCCAAAAAGCGAGGAAAGAAAGAAAAATTCGCAGAAGAAAAGCAACAAATTATAAACTTAGTTAGTGAGTTTGCCCCTTTTGAATTTGGAATTGAGAAAAGATATTGGACGCTCCGAACAATTGTCAAGGCAATGAAAAAAATTTACAATGTTGAAATATCAGTTGGCTCAGTTCGCAAAATTTTACAAGATAACAGAATCAATCTCAAAGCAATTAGAAATAAATACGCCAAACGAAAACTATCAGATTATCTCAAGGAATAA
- the coaBC gene encoding bifunctional phosphopantothenoylcysteine decarboxylase/phosphopantothenate--cysteine ligase CoaBC, which produces MLEGKKIIVGVTGGISAYKTCYVVRGLKKLGADVKVVMTPSATQFVTPLTFSTLSGNDVIVDMFPTSSHQGTGARTWHIDLALWADLMLIAPATANTIAKIANGIADNFLTSLVLAMRCPVVLAPAMDVDMYLNEITQRNLKSLKELGYLIIDPEEGELASGLVGIGRMAEPEKIIEFVKEFFAGVKFDLKGKKFLITAGPTYELIDPVRFIGNWSTGKMGFEIAKSAVHRGAEVILVSGPTQLATPKNVKRIDVVTSDEMFEAVIKFYDEVDVVIMSAAVADYTPVYKFEKKLKKEDLSGEVVELKLKKTKDILKYLGEHKKNQVLVGFALETDNAVDNAMRKLKEKNLDLIVLNTLGEGSGFGYDTNIVTIISKDGEVESLPKMTKYEVGHRILDKVSQIFKKGEAMK; this is translated from the coding sequence ATGCTTGAAGGCAAGAAGATAATTGTTGGCGTAACGGGCGGAATTTCCGCATATAAAACCTGCTATGTTGTTCGTGGTTTGAAAAAGCTCGGCGCTGATGTAAAGGTTGTGATGACACCATCCGCTACGCAATTTGTAACTCCTTTGACATTTTCAACTCTTTCTGGGAACGATGTTATTGTAGATATGTTTCCCACATCAAGTCATCAAGGAACTGGAGCTCGCACTTGGCATATTGATCTTGCTTTGTGGGCAGATCTTATGCTCATAGCTCCTGCAACTGCGAACACGATTGCAAAAATTGCAAATGGTATTGCAGATAATTTTTTAACATCACTTGTCCTTGCGATGCGCTGTCCAGTTGTGCTTGCCCCAGCGATGGATGTTGATATGTATTTAAATGAGATAACGCAGCGAAATTTGAAATCTTTAAAAGAACTTGGCTATCTAATCATTGATCCAGAGGAGGGTGAACTGGCAAGTGGACTTGTTGGAATTGGAAGAATGGCTGAACCAGAAAAAATAATTGAGTTTGTTAAAGAGTTTTTTGCTGGTGTGAAATTTGATTTGAAAGGTAAAAAATTTCTCATAACAGCTGGACCAACCTATGAACTGATTGATCCGGTGCGTTTTATAGGAAATTGGTCCACTGGAAAAATGGGATTTGAGATAGCAAAATCCGCTGTGCATCGTGGTGCAGAGGTGATCTTGGTTTCAGGTCCAACGCAACTTGCCACACCAAAAAATGTGAAAAGAATTGATGTCGTGACATCCGATGAAATGTTTGAAGCGGTGATAAAATTTTACGACGAGGTTGATGTAGTTATAATGTCAGCTGCAGTGGCAGATTATACACCTGTTTACAAGTTTGAGAAGAAACTGAAAAAAGAAGATTTATCTGGCGAAGTAGTTGAATTGAAATTGAAAAAGACGAAAGACATACTTAAGTATCTCGGTGAGCATAAGAAAAATCAAGTGCTGGTCGGCTTTGCACTTGAAACTGACAACGCAGTTGATAACGCTATGCGGAAGCTGAAAGAGAAAAACCTTGATTTAATCGTGCTCAACACTCTTGGTGAAGGTTCGGGTTTTGGATATGACACAAACATAGTTACAATAATTTCAAAAGATGGTGAAGTTGAAAGCTTGCCGAAGATGACAAAATATGAGGTCGGACATAGAATTCTTGATAAGGTTTCACAGATTTTTAAAAAAGGTGAGGCGATGAAATGA
- a CDS encoding glycosyltransferase family 9 protein, giving the protein MTKLKKLNEILRKIDPFRSKKVKFFFINIFKNFFNSEVLAKVSKSERIKVDFGNVGKILVVRQHNQLGDMLCAVPLLRALRQRFPNAKITLITSPVNYEVMKDNPFVDEVINFDKQKFLLSPLKFFDFVRKLRSGFDIAIVPVTVSISTTSNFIAYFSGAKIRIGPATLDGKENPTAFLFNYQIDLDWRNEEKKHQTERNLDIVRPFGIDTDDLSYVIPYGEDDKEFAKKFLSKRKNFKFVFGYHPGAGKVQNRWDADNFGTLAIKLADEFNALTLITAGPMDDEPVEKMIKKIDGKIEYLVLKNEKISRIVAIIDQIDLFITNDTGIMHVAGATSTPVISLFGPTNPHQWSPINKNKFFIWAKTRNINDIQIMEVYDLAVKILNRGN; this is encoded by the coding sequence ATGACGAAGTTGAAAAAGCTCAACGAGATCCTCCGAAAAATTGATCCCTTCAGAAGCAAAAAAGTAAAGTTTTTCTTCATTAACATTTTTAAAAATTTTTTCAACTCCGAGGTTTTAGCAAAGGTTAGTAAGTCGGAAAGGATAAAAGTTGATTTCGGTAATGTTGGTAAAATTTTAGTCGTGAGACAGCACAATCAGCTCGGGGATATGCTTTGTGCAGTCCCACTTTTGAGAGCACTTCGTCAGAGGTTCCCCAATGCTAAAATTACACTTATCACAAGCCCAGTAAATTACGAAGTGATGAAAGATAATCCATTTGTTGATGAAGTAATTAATTTTGATAAACAAAAATTTTTACTATCTCCGTTAAAATTTTTTGACTTTGTAAGGAAACTTCGCTCTGGATTTGACATAGCGATAGTTCCAGTGACTGTTTCAATATCAACGACGAGCAATTTTATTGCTTACTTTTCTGGAGCGAAAATTCGCATCGGACCAGCGACGCTTGATGGAAAAGAAAATCCAACGGCGTTTCTTTTTAATTATCAAATAGATCTTGACTGGAGAAATGAGGAGAAGAAACATCAGACGGAAAGAAATCTTGATATCGTGCGACCATTTGGAATTGATACGGATGATCTAAGCTATGTAATTCCATATGGCGAGGATGATAAAGAATTTGCAAAAAAGTTTTTAAGCAAAAGAAAGAATTTTAAATTTGTATTTGGTTATCATCCCGGTGCTGGAAAAGTGCAAAACCGATGGGATGCTGATAACTTCGGGACGCTTGCAATTAAACTTGCCGATGAGTTCAACGCACTTACCTTGATAACAGCTGGACCGATGGATGACGAACCAGTTGAAAAAATGATAAAGAAAATTGACGGAAAAATTGAATATCTCGTCTTAAAAAATGAGAAAATAAGCAGGATTGTCGCAATAATTGACCAAATTGATCTTTTCATTACAAACGATACTGGCATAATGCATGTTGCGGGGGCGACATCAACACCGGTGATTTCTTTGTTCGGTCCAACAAATCCACATCAATGGTCACCGATCAATAAAAATAAATTTTTCATCTGGGCGAAAACAAGGAATATCAACGATATTCAAATTATGGAAGTTTATGATCTCGCGGTTAAAATTTTGAACAGGGGGAATTGA